GACCCCCCGCCGACGACGGCGACGGACAGCCCGCGTACCGGCCCCGGCAGTCGGACTTCGGCACCTGCTACTTCCCGTGGATCCGGGTCCGGGACCCGCTCAGCGGCGAGTTGGTGCTCACCCCGCCCAGCGGGCACATCGCCGGCATCTGGGCCCGCACCGACGCGCTGCGCGGCGTGCACAAGGCCCCCGCCAACGAGCCGGTACGCGGCGCGGTCGACCTCGGCTACCTGGTCACCCGCCCCGAACACGACGTGCTCAACCCCAAGGGCGTCAACGTGATCCGCTACTTCGCCGGGGAGGGCATCCGGCTCTGGGGCGCCCGTACGCTCGCCGCCGAGGCCAGCGAGTGGCGCTACCTCAACGTCCGCCGGCTCTCCATCGCCATCGAGCAGGCCATCGCCGGCGGCACCCGGTGGATGGTGTTCGAGCCGAACGACTTCTCCCTGTGGCGGTCGATCCGCCGCGACATCGGCGCGTTCCTCACCCGGGTGTGGCGCGACGGCGCACTGCTCGGGCGCACGCCGGAGGAGGCGTTCTTCGTCAAGTGCGACGAGGAGACCAACCCGGCCGACGTGCGCGACGCCGGCATGGTGGTCGCCCACATCGGCATCGCGGTGGTGAAGCCCGCGGAGTTCGTGGTGTTCAAGCTGAGCCAGTGGGCCGGCGGCACCGAGACCGAGACGATCGGAGGCTGACATGGCGACCACGGCCACCCCGCAACCCGGCGCCCCCGTCGACCCGTACCGGGCGTACAACTTCAAGCTGCTCATCAACGGCATCACCAACGGGCACTTCACCGAGGTCAGCGGGCTGGAGGTGAACATCGCGCCGCTGGCGTACCGGGAGGCCGGCAACGACCGGGTGCGCTCGGTGCCGGGCCAGGTCGAGTACGCCCCGGTCACCCTCCACTTCGGCCTCACCTCCTCCCGCGAGCTGTGGGACTGGGTGAACGCGGCGGCCCGGGGCACGGTGAGCCGGCGCAACGTCTCCGTGGTGCTGCTCGACCCGGCCGGCACCAGCGAGGTGCTGCGCTGGAACATGATCAACGCATGGCCCACCCGGTGGCGGGGCGCCCACCTGAACACCCTGGCCCAGGAGATCGCCATCGAGGCGCTGACCCTGGCGTACGAGGGACTGGACCTGGAGGCCGGCGGTGCGACCGCCCCGACGCCCGCGTGACTGGCTGGCCCGGCGGCTGCGGGCCACCGCCGACGCCGCCGACCGCCTGGCCCACGCCCTCACCCCGACCACCGCGCTCCCCGACCCACCCACCACCCCCCACCCCACCCCCGCCCTCACCACGGACCCCACTCCCGCCGATCCCCCCGCACCCCGCCTCCCCGGCCAACCCCCCGACCACTGGCTCCGCCTGGTGGCCGCCCACGCCCCCACCCTCCTCACCGACCCCTCCCCCTTCCCCCCACCACCCACCCCGACCCCACCCACCACGCCCACCGCGCCCATCGCGCCCACCGCGCCCACCGCGCCGGTTGATCATGAAGTTCTGGTCGGATCGAGGGCTGATCCTGACGCAAACCTCATGATCAACGCGGCGGACCGCGAGGGTCGGTGGAGTGGTGGTTGGCGGGGAGGCGTGGGGGGTTGGGGTTGGTGGGTTGGGCGGGTCGGGGTGGGTGGCGGGCCGGGGGGTGGCGGGCCGGGGGGTGCGGGGCGTGGGGGTTCGGCGGAGGCGGGCGGTACGGGCCGGTCGGGCGGGGGCGAGGCGGCGAGGTCGCGCCGGGCGCCCGGGTCGCCGGGTGACGCGGCGGGCGACCAGGGGGTGCGGGGCCCCGGACTCGACGGGGCAGCGGAGGACGGGCCGGGCCCGCTCGACGCGCGCGGACGCGGTGTCCCACGGCTGCGCCGGGCGTCGACCCCGCCGCAGCCCGGCCCGGACCAGCGAACAGGCGGGTCGCGGTGGCGGCAGGGCCGCCAGTACCAGCCGCCGGGCGGGCCGGACCGGTTTCAGCGCGGCACGGACCCGCAGCTGGCCGGGTCCGACCCCCACCGGCGCGGCGCGGACCAGCAGCAGCTCGGCTCCGCTGAGCACGGAAGCAGCGCGGACCAGCAGCAGCGCGGCTCCGCTGAGCACGGAAGCAGCGCGGACCAGCGACGACAGCGGGTGGACCAGCGACGACGCGGGCCGGACGGGCAGCGACGCGGGTGGGACCGGCCGCCGGCCGGGGCACCTCGACCGGCTGCGGAGGCGATGCGGCCGGCGGCCGAGCCGGTGCGGAGAATGCCCGACGGGTTCCCCACGAGTGCCTGGTCGGAGCAGCCCGCGACAACCGAGTCGCGCTCGGCAGGACCGGGTCGGTGGCGGCACGAACAGCCTGGTCACACGGCACCGGTCCGCCCTGAGCGGGTGCCCGGCTCCGACCGTGGGAACGACCCGCACGGCGTCGACCACGACCGGCGGGTGACCGGCATCCCGGACCGGCACCGTCGGCACGTCGAGCCGGTCGGGGCGTACGCGGAACTCTGGCCGGCGCTGCCCGACGGCGGTGGCGCGACGGACGGGTCGGCGGCGCGCTGGGCCGGTGACCCGTGGCCGGCGCTGCCCGACGACCGGGAGGTGTGGACGCCGCCGGCACCCGCCCGCGACGCGGCCCACCTGCGCCGGCTGGCCCGGGAACAGGACGGTGGCTGATGGAACGGGTCGCCTTCCTGGTGGACGAGTCCGGCACCCGGGTCGACTGCCTGCTCAACCCGGAGACCGTCCGGGTCACCCGGTTGGCCGGGGTACGCCCCCGGCACGCCGCCGACGGCCGGCTCACCGGCGCCGGCCTCGCCGACGACCCGCTCGTCTTCACCGGCGGCGGGCGGACCGAACTGGTGCTGGACCTGCTCTTCGACGTCGACTTCGTGGAGGCCCAGGTACGCCCCGACGACGTCCGCACGTTGACCGCGCCGCTGTGGCTGCTGGCGGAGAACTCCGCCACCGAGCACGGCTGGCTCCGCCCGCCGCTGGTCCGGCTGGTCTGGGGCAAGACGTGGAACGTGCCCGGCGTGATCGTCGCGGTGGCGGAACGCTTCGACGCGTTCACCCTCACCGGCAGCCCGCGCCGGTCCTGGCTGCGGCTCAAGCTGGTCCGGGTCGCCGAGAACGCCGAGGCGGCCCAGGAGGGCTTCGCGGACGAGCTGGCCACGGCGAGCACGCCGACCGTGCCGCCCGGCTCGGCGGTGGTGGCGACCGCCGACGGCGCCGCGGAACCCGGCTGGTCCGGCGTCCGGTTCGACCTGCTGGCGCACGACGCGCTCGGTTCGCCGCTGCGCTGGCGGCTGCTGGCCGAGCACAACCGGATCAGCGACCCGCTGAGCGTGCCCGCCGGCACCGCCCTGGCCGTGCCTCCGGCCGTCGCACCGGCCCCGACGGGAGGTCAGCCCTCGTGACCGTGCCCCGCACCCCGACCGTCGCGGTCGACGGCGTCCCGCTGGCGGACGCGGTGACCCGCCGGCTGCGCGGCATCCGGGTGGCCGCCCGGCTGGGCCGACCCACCCAGTGCGA
This genomic interval from Micromonospora sp. CCTCC AA 2012012 contains the following:
- a CDS encoding phage tail sheath family protein translates to MPTYFSPGIYVEEVPSGARPIGPVGTSTAAFVGVAPDRGALVDRAVAVNSWSEFLRLYASGEHPESTPLARAVFGFLDNGGTRCWVVNVGEGGQLTGTGGRRGGLQLLEAVDEISILAAPGFHDPVAHEALLSMAERLRTMVAICDPAPDIEDISGLTRVATPPRPKAAADGKPAEGTPRPPADDGDGQPAYRPRQSDFGTCYFPWIRVRDPLSGELVLTPPSGHIAGIWARTDALRGVHKAPANEPVRGAVDLGYLVTRPEHDVLNPKGVNVIRYFAGEGIRLWGARTLAAEASEWRYLNVRRLSIAIEQAIAGGTRWMVFEPNDFSLWRSIRRDIGAFLTRVWRDGALLGRTPEEAFFVKCDEETNPADVRDAGMVVAHIGIAVVKPAEFVVFKLSQWAGGTETETIGG
- a CDS encoding phage tail protein; the encoded protein is MATTATPQPGAPVDPYRAYNFKLLINGITNGHFTEVSGLEVNIAPLAYREAGNDRVRSVPGQVEYAPVTLHFGLTSSRELWDWVNAAARGTVSRRNVSVVLLDPAGTSEVLRWNMINAWPTRWRGAHLNTLAQEIAIEALTLAYEGLDLEAGGATAPTPA
- a CDS encoding CIS tube protein; protein product: MERVAFLVDESGTRVDCLLNPETVRVTRLAGVRPRHAADGRLTGAGLADDPLVFTGGGRTELVLDLLFDVDFVEAQVRPDDVRTLTAPLWLLAENSATEHGWLRPPLVRLVWGKTWNVPGVIVAVAERFDAFTLTGSPRRSWLRLKLVRVAENAEAAQEGFADELATASTPTVPPGSAVVATADGAAEPGWSGVRFDLLAHDALGSPLRWRLLAEHNRISDPLSVPAGTALAVPPAVAPAPTGGQPS